In Cicer arietinum cultivar CDC Frontier isolate Library 1 chromosome 1, Cicar.CDCFrontier_v2.0, whole genome shotgun sequence, one DNA window encodes the following:
- the LOC101509663 gene encoding uncharacterized protein: protein MSSSDEEQEQKKNDNGGGILDFIMNLEDVPSKLSPHLELIKTRVVCSIDAPQHTDTINYSGAYAALGVDNSVRLDSFCRNFKVEVKKLTDDDIEFDMIGIDPSLANAFRRILIAEVPTMAIERVYIANNTSIIQDEVLSHRLGLIPINADPTLFEYPDNAGGENNEKNTIVFKLHVRCEKGQPRIIVKSDELKWLPNGSDLIADDTKPNAGSKPKTFTSFSCSQDSLPEFSKRPLGPTYPDIILAKLGPGQEIELEVHAVKGVGKTHAKWSPVATAWYRMLPEVVLMEDVKDELADELVTKCPVNVFDIEDIGKGRKRATVVKPRACTLCRECIRGGKEWEDRVSLRRVKDHFIFTIESTGAIPPDVLFTQAVKILEDKCERVITELS, encoded by the exons ATGTCGTCGAGTGATGAAGAACAAGAACAGAAGAAGAATGATAATGGCGGAGGAATACTCGATTTCATAATGAACTTAGAAGACGTTCCATCCAAGCTCTCTCCacatcttgaacttatcaaaACTCGCGTTGTTTGCAGTATCGATGCTCCTCAGCAT ACAGATACCATAAATTATTCTGGCGCTTACGCAGCATTAGGAGTTGATAACAGTGTACGGTTGGACAGTTTCTGTCGAAACTTCAAGGTTGAAGTGAAAAAGTTGACAGATGATGACATTGAGTTTGACATGATTGGTATTGATCCATCACTTGCCAATGCTTTCCGAAGAATTCTCATAGCAGAG gTTCCAACAATGGCTATTGAAAGAGTATATATTGCAAACAATACATCAATTATACAAGACGAAGTTCTATCCCATAGATTGGGTCTTATTCCAATCAATGCTGATCCCACACTATTTGAATATCCAG acAATGCGGGAGGtgaaaacaatgaaaaaaacaCCATTGTCTTCAAACTACATGTTCGTTGTGAAAAGGGTCAACCTCGTATTATTG TAAAATCAGATGAATTGAAGTGGTTGCCTAACGGGAGTGATCTTATTGCTGACGACACCAAACCAAATGCTGGTTCAAAACCAAAAACATTTACATCTTTTAGTTGCAGTCAAGACTCACTTCCTGAATTCTCCAAAAGACCACTTGGTCCTACTTATCCGGATATTATATTAGCTAAACTTGGACCTGGTCAG GAAATCGAACTTGAAGTTCATGCTGTTAAAGGTGTTGGTAAGACACATGCAAAATGGTCTCCGGTTGCTACTGCTTGGTATCGAATGCTTCCCGAG GTTGTACTCATGGAAGACGTTAAGGATGAGCTGGCCGACGAACTAGTAACTAAATGTCCAGTTAATGTCTTTGATATCGAAGATATTGGAAAAG GTAGAAAAAGGGCTACCGTAGTCAAACCACGGGCATGCACTTTGTGTAGGGAGTGCATCAGAGGAGGGAAAGAATGGGAGGATCGTGTGTCACTGCGTCGTGTCAAAGATCATTTCATTT TTACAATTGAATCAACTGGAGCAATTCCACCTGATGTGCTATTTACTCAAGCTGTGAAGATTCTGGAAGATAAGTGCGAACGAGTGATTACCGAGCTTTCTTGA